A stretch of bacterium DNA encodes these proteins:
- a CDS encoding aminotransferase class IV, whose translation MLDNEFAEIISYPIYDLQGGAQTMATNDGNLLIYVDGAIVPRDEARVSVFDASFQSGDAVWEGLRLYNGTVFKLAEHLDRLYRSAKAVEIAIPLDRAALSDAIYATLRANKFHDGAHTRLMVSRGERRTSGMNPQNVDGIATIVIIPEVKPVPEVPHPIRLRTVGIRRPEPDVLDPSVHSANQLNSILAKLEANRAGVDGAVMLNRAGFVAETDSSNIFMVREGAVMTPRATACVHGITRRATLELARTRGREIR comes from the coding sequence TTGCTTGACAACGAATTCGCTGAGATAATATCATATCCGATATACGATTTGCAAGGTGGTGCACAAACAATGGCCACGAACGATGGCAACTTGCTGATCTACGTGGACGGAGCGATTGTGCCCCGTGATGAAGCGCGTGTTTCGGTCTTCGACGCGTCGTTTCAGTCGGGCGACGCCGTCTGGGAAGGACTGCGACTCTACAACGGCACCGTCTTCAAGCTCGCTGAGCACCTCGACCGGCTCTACCGGTCGGCGAAGGCCGTGGAAATCGCGATTCCCCTCGACCGCGCGGCACTCTCCGACGCCATCTACGCGACACTGCGGGCCAACAAGTTTCATGACGGCGCGCACACTCGTCTGATGGTCAGCCGCGGCGAGCGGCGCACGTCGGGGATGAACCCGCAGAACGTCGACGGCATCGCCACGATTGTGATCATTCCGGAAGTCAAGCCTGTTCCTGAGGTTCCTCACCCGATCCGGCTCCGTACCGTGGGCATCCGGCGGCCGGAGCCTGACGTCCTTGATCCGAGCGTGCACAGCGCGAACCAGCTCAACAGCATCCTGGCGAAACTCGAGGCCAACCGGGCCGGGGTAGATGGCGCCGTCATGCTTAACCGTGCGGGATTTGTCGCGGAGACCGATTCGTCCAACATTTTCATGGTCCGAGAAGGCGCCGTGATGACGCCGCGGGCCACCGCATGCGTGCATGGGATTACGCGGCGCGCAACTCTTGAGCTGGCGCGAACACGGGGCCGGGAGATACGC
- a CDS encoding GntR family transcriptional regulator, whose translation MSARSSALAGYRTKTQLVYEELRQAIRAGQYPPGSRVVADQIAEAHGTSKVPVREAIVRLAGEGWLEIQPHVGAVVATLSPEEVLETSIVRAALESRAVRFATDQLTQDDLASLRALLLRMDGAVARKSADYPKLNFQFHSAIFSRCPYPLLRRLTTSMAERSLKLRTVRFLPAYLLETQREHWTLLDALERRDDDAAERITRDHVERAGRLLWRFASEQAKAAPSAQRRSPRRARRGT comes from the coding sequence ATGAGCGCCCGATCCTCAGCGCTCGCTGGCTACCGAACGAAAACGCAGCTTGTCTACGAAGAGCTGCGCCAGGCGATTCGCGCCGGCCAATATCCTCCCGGAAGCCGCGTGGTGGCGGATCAGATCGCCGAAGCTCACGGAACGAGCAAGGTCCCCGTACGGGAAGCCATCGTTCGACTTGCCGGCGAAGGATGGCTGGAGATCCAGCCGCATGTTGGCGCCGTCGTCGCCACGCTGTCGCCGGAGGAGGTCCTCGAGACATCCATCGTCCGCGCGGCCCTGGAGTCCCGGGCCGTCAGGTTTGCGACGGACCAACTGACCCAAGACGATCTGGCGAGCCTGCGCGCCCTGCTTCTCCGCATGGACGGCGCCGTCGCCCGGAAGTCGGCCGACTATCCGAAACTCAACTTCCAGTTTCACTCAGCGATCTTCTCGCGATGCCCGTACCCGCTTCTTCGACGGCTCACCACGTCGATGGCGGAGCGCAGCCTAAAGTTACGGACGGTTCGCTTTTTGCCAGCGTACCTTTTGGAAACTCAGCGGGAACACTGGACGCTACTCGACGCCTTGGAGCGCCGCGACGACGATGCCGCGGAACGCATCACGCGAGATCATGTCGAGCGGGCGGGGCGTTTGCTGTGGCGGTTCGCGAGCGAACAGGCGAAGGCCGCACCGAGCGCGCAACGGCGCAGTCCCCGGCGCGCCCGCCGGGGGACATGA